In one Pseudomonas sp. Bout1 genomic region, the following are encoded:
- a CDS encoding DUF411 domain-containing protein, with amino-acid sequence MKTTLRLAALSALLMSTLAQAAELIPIDVHRDANCGCCKKWIAHLESNGFKVNDHVEPNMSEVKQRLGVAPRLASCHTGVIDGKFVEGHVPADQVLALRKRDDLLGIAAPGMPLGSPGMEMDGSSDAYQVIGLTREGKEVVVADYPAR; translated from the coding sequence ATGAAAACCACCCTGCGACTGGCCGCGCTGTCGGCCCTGCTCATGAGCACCCTGGCCCAGGCCGCCGAGCTGATCCCGATTGATGTGCACCGCGATGCCAACTGTGGTTGCTGCAAGAAGTGGATTGCCCACCTGGAAAGCAACGGGTTCAAGGTCAACGACCATGTGGAACCCAACATGAGCGAGGTCAAGCAGCGCCTGGGCGTGGCGCCGCGCCTGGCGTCTTGCCATACCGGCGTGATCGACGGCAAGTTCGTCGAAGGCCATGTACCGGCCGACCAGGTGCTGGCCCTGCGAAAACGCGACGACTTGCTGGGCATTGCGGCGCCGGGCATGCCGCTCGGCTCGCCGGGCATGGAGATGGACGGCAGCAGCGATGCCTATCAGGTGATCGGCCTGACCCGTGAAGGCAAAGAGGTGGTGGTGGCCGACTACCCGGCACGCTGA
- a CDS encoding YqaA family protein translates to MLAGYLGLFFAAFGAATLLPMQSEAVLVGLLISGHYSLWLLLTVATVGNVVGSVVNWLLGRSVERFKDRRWFPVSQKHLEKARLHYQRWGHWSLLLSWVPIIGDPLTLVAGVMREPFWRFLLLVSLAKGARYGVLVMLTLRWI, encoded by the coding sequence ATGCTCGCCGGTTACCTCGGGCTGTTTTTCGCCGCCTTCGGCGCCGCCACGCTGTTGCCGATGCAATCGGAAGCGGTGCTGGTGGGGTTGTTGATCAGCGGGCATTACAGCCTGTGGCTGCTGCTCACGGTTGCAACCGTTGGCAACGTCGTGGGCTCGGTGGTCAACTGGCTACTGGGGCGTTCGGTTGAGCGTTTCAAGGACCGGCGCTGGTTTCCGGTCAGCCAGAAGCATCTGGAGAAGGCCCGCCTTCACTATCAACGCTGGGGGCATTGGTCGCTGTTGCTCAGTTGGGTGCCGATCATTGGTGATCCGCTGACCTTGGTGGCTGGCGTGATGCGCGAGCCTTTCTGGCGCTTTCTGTTGCTGGTGTCCCTGGCCAAAGGTGCGCGCTACGGGGTGTTGGTCATGCTTACCCTGCGCTGGATTTAA
- a CDS encoding D-2-hydroxyacid dehydrogenase family protein: MSVQIAVIDDWQNVASGVVDWSVLASVGQVHFLHDYPADTATLIQRLQGFEVICVMRERTPFDQALLQGLPKLKLLVTGGMRNAAIDICAAKALGIQVCGTDSYKHAAPELTWALIMASTRNLLAEANSLRSGGWQVGLGGDLHGKTLGILGLGSIGQKIAKYGQVFGMRVIAWSENLTPERAAETGVTWVSKRELFEQADVLSIHLVLSDRSRGLVDAEALGWMKPTAHLVNTARGPIVDEAALIDALANGRLAGAALDVYAQEPLPAGHAFRQLPNVLATPHVGYVSEQNYRQFYQQMIEDIQSWAKGAPLRALI, from the coding sequence ATGTCGGTACAGATCGCAGTGATTGATGATTGGCAGAATGTGGCCAGTGGCGTGGTGGACTGGTCGGTCCTGGCGTCGGTCGGCCAGGTGCACTTCCTCCACGATTACCCGGCGGACACCGCTACATTGATCCAGCGTTTGCAGGGTTTTGAGGTGATCTGCGTGATGCGCGAGCGCACCCCGTTCGACCAGGCACTGCTGCAAGGCTTGCCCAAGCTGAAGTTGCTGGTGACCGGTGGCATGCGCAACGCCGCCATCGACATTTGCGCGGCCAAGGCGCTGGGCATTCAAGTGTGCGGCACCGACAGTTACAAGCACGCGGCCCCGGAACTGACTTGGGCGCTGATCATGGCCTCTACCCGCAACCTGCTGGCCGAAGCCAATTCCCTGCGCAGCGGTGGTTGGCAGGTGGGCCTGGGCGGCGACCTGCATGGCAAGACCCTGGGGATTCTCGGGCTGGGCAGCATAGGCCAGAAAATCGCCAAATATGGCCAGGTGTTTGGCATGCGCGTGATTGCCTGGAGCGAAAACCTCACGCCGGAACGCGCCGCCGAAACCGGCGTGACCTGGGTCAGCAAGCGCGAGCTGTTTGAGCAGGCGGATGTGCTGTCAATTCACCTGGTACTCAGCGACCGCAGCCGCGGGCTGGTAGACGCCGAGGCGCTGGGCTGGATGAAGCCTACTGCGCACCTGGTGAATACGGCACGTGGGCCGATTGTCGACGAGGCGGCCCTGATTGACGCCTTGGCCAATGGTCGGCTGGCGGGCGCTGCACTGGATGTGTACGCCCAGGAGCCATTGCCTGCCGGGCATGCGTTCCGGCAGTTGCCGAATGTATTGGCCACCCCTCATGTGGGGTACGTCAGCGAGCAGAACTACCGCCAGTTCTACCAGCAAATGATCGAAGATATTCAGTCATGGGCCAAAGGAGCGCCCCTTCGCGCACTAATCTAG
- a CDS encoding alpha/beta hydrolase yields MSKIRSFCVAGLLLGSALPAFAATEGPTYGPELQGFKYPYPVEHFTFQSQGKSLQMGYMDVPPKGKANGRSIVLMHGKNFCGATWEGSIKALSDAGYRVIAPDQIGFCTSSKPDNYQYSFQQLAINTHQLLEKLGIQKATLLGHSTGGMLATRYALLYPAQTEQLALVNPIGLEDWKAIGVPYRSVDQWYERELKLTAEGIRKYELDTYYVGRWKPEYERWVDMLAGMNKGPGHTQVAWNSALIYDMIFTQPVYYEFKDLQMPTLLLIGTADTTAIGKDLAPPAVKAKIGNYAVLGKQVAKLIPHATLVEFPGLGHAPQMEEPAQFHKALLQGLNAL; encoded by the coding sequence ATGTCCAAAATCCGCTCATTCTGCGTCGCCGGCCTGCTGCTCGGCAGCGCCCTTCCCGCCTTCGCCGCCACTGAGGGCCCGACCTACGGCCCAGAACTGCAAGGCTTCAAATACCCTTACCCGGTGGAGCACTTCACCTTCCAGTCCCAGGGTAAATCCCTGCAAATGGGCTACATGGACGTGCCGCCCAAAGGCAAAGCCAACGGGCGCAGTATCGTGTTGATGCACGGCAAGAACTTCTGCGGCGCCACCTGGGAGGGTTCGATCAAGGCCCTGAGCGACGCTGGCTACCGGGTGATCGCCCCCGACCAGATCGGGTTTTGCACCTCCAGCAAGCCGGACAATTACCAGTACAGCTTCCAGCAACTGGCGATCAATACCCACCAACTGCTGGAAAAACTCGGCATCCAAAAGGCCACCCTCCTCGGCCACTCCACCGGCGGCATGCTCGCCACGCGCTATGCCCTGCTGTATCCCGCGCAGACCGAACAGCTGGCACTGGTGAACCCCATCGGCCTGGAAGACTGGAAGGCCATCGGCGTGCCTTATCGCAGCGTTGACCAATGGTACGAGCGCGAACTGAAACTGACCGCTGAAGGCATCCGCAAGTACGAACTCGACACTTACTACGTTGGCCGCTGGAAGCCTGAGTACGAGCGCTGGGTGGATATGCTCGCCGGTATGAATAAAGGCCCCGGCCACACCCAGGTGGCGTGGAACTCGGCGTTGATTTACGACATGATCTTCACCCAGCCGGTGTACTACGAGTTCAAGGACCTGCAAATGCCCACCCTGCTGCTGATCGGCACGGCCGACACCACCGCAATAGGCAAAGACCTGGCACCGCCTGCGGTCAAGGCGAAAATAGGCAACTACGCGGTGCTGGGCAAGCAAGTGGCCAAGCTGATCCCCCATGCAACCCTGGTGGAGTTCCCGGGCCTGGGCCATGCGCCACAAATGGAAGAACCGGCACAGTTTCACAAGGCGCTGTTGCAAGGGCTGAACGCCCTTTAA
- the glgA gene encoding glycogen synthase GlgA, with protein MISAAVDTQGERFSQPVGGPTSLADLTNTLRPVQSQNPNRKKVLFVTSELADLVKTGGLGDVSAALPRAMAHLHDVRVLIPGYPQVLESDNPIHIIGELGGHAALPPCKIGRMDLKDGLVIYVLICPELYEREGTPYGANNGRDWPDNHIRFARLGLAAADIAANLAQIHWCPDLVHAHDWPAGLAPAYMHWRGSRTPTLFTIHNLAYQGVVSLASCPELGIPEHALQQEGMEFYGKLSFLKAGMAYSSHITTVSATYAQEITTPEFGCGLDGFLASKTQQGLLSGIPNGIDESWESSTDPHLTHPFNIGDWEGKALNADHVRNLFGLDASTGPLFAVVSRLVYQKGLDLTEAVAGFIVENGGQIAIIGRGEPEEEQAMRALALRFPGQVGVRIGFNETDARRMFAGSDFLLMPSRYEPCGLSQMYAQRFGSLPVARNTGGLADTIEDGVTGFLFNESTVESYEAALSRAFKVFAFPGLLNAMRCRAMAAPFNWCKAVEPYAELYEQLVAKSLGRSGKP; from the coding sequence ATGATCAGTGCCGCTGTAGATACTCAGGGAGAGCGTTTTAGTCAGCCGGTTGGCGGGCCGACCTCACTGGCCGACCTTACCAACACGCTGCGGCCCGTTCAGAGTCAGAATCCCAACCGCAAGAAAGTGCTGTTTGTGACCTCCGAGCTGGCAGACCTGGTGAAAACCGGCGGCCTGGGCGACGTGTCTGCCGCCCTGCCCCGCGCCATGGCGCACCTGCACGATGTGCGCGTGCTGATTCCTGGCTACCCGCAGGTGTTGGAAAGCGACAACCCCATTCATATCATCGGTGAGCTGGGCGGCCATGCTGCGTTGCCACCGTGCAAGATCGGGCGCATGGACCTCAAGGACGGCCTGGTCATCTATGTGCTGATCTGCCCCGAACTGTATGAGCGTGAAGGCACGCCTTACGGCGCCAACAACGGCCGCGACTGGCCCGATAACCATATCCGCTTCGCCCGCCTGGGCCTGGCCGCCGCCGATATTGCCGCCAACCTTGCGCAAATCCACTGGTGCCCGGACCTGGTGCACGCCCATGACTGGCCAGCTGGCCTGGCGCCGGCCTATATGCACTGGCGTGGGTCACGCACCCCGACGCTGTTCACTATTCATAACCTGGCCTATCAGGGCGTGGTCAGCCTGGCCTCGTGCCCGGAACTGGGGATTCCCGAACACGCCTTGCAACAAGAAGGCATGGAGTTCTACGGCAAGCTGTCGTTCCTTAAGGCCGGCATGGCGTATTCCAGCCACATCACCACCGTCAGTGCCACCTACGCCCAGGAAATCACCACCCCCGAATTCGGCTGCGGCCTGGACGGCTTTCTCGCCAGCAAAACCCAGCAAGGCCTACTCAGCGGCATTCCCAATGGCATCGATGAAAGCTGGGAATCGTCCACCGACCCGCACCTGACCCACCCTTTCAACATCGGCGACTGGGAAGGCAAGGCGTTGAATGCCGACCATGTGCGCAACCTGTTCGGCCTGGATGCTTCCACCGGCCCGTTGTTCGCTGTGGTTTCGCGCCTGGTCTACCAAAAAGGCCTGGACCTGACTGAAGCGGTCGCCGGCTTTATTGTCGAAAACGGCGGCCAAATCGCGATCATCGGGCGCGGCGAGCCGGAAGAAGAGCAAGCCATGCGCGCCCTGGCCCTGCGTTTTCCCGGCCAGGTTGGCGTACGCATCGGCTTCAACGAGACCGACGCCCGGCGTATGTTCGCCGGCAGCGACTTCCTGCTGATGCCGTCCCGCTATGAACCCTGCGGCCTGAGCCAGATGTACGCCCAGCGCTTCGGCTCATTGCCGGTTGCGCGCAACACCGGGGGCCTGGCCGACACCATCGAGGATGGCGTCACTGGCTTCCTGTTCAACGAATCCACCGTCGAAAGCTACGAAGCGGCCCTGAGCCGTGCGTTCAAGGTCTTCGCCTTCCCGGGCTTGCTCAACGCCATGCGTTGCCGAGCCATGGCGGCACCGTTCAACTGGTGCAAGGCAGTGGAACCCTATGCCGAACTTTATGAACAGCTGGTAGCGAAATCGCTGGGAAGATCGGGGAAACCGTAA